The following coding sequences lie in one Phyllopteryx taeniolatus isolate TA_2022b chromosome 4, UOR_Ptae_1.2, whole genome shotgun sequence genomic window:
- the LOC133476760 gene encoding lipopolysaccharide-induced tumor necrosis factor-alpha factor homolog isoform X2, producing MRPVSCRGESVPYVCILSFPCALFAFFYFLSISRTPAYLTTTHCIVIGRVSRIIIGPSLPTCTSQPRSPARVFVQDTLMDPPTYDEATSPSSAVAVEGCDVCPPPSYYASISHSVNPPPYQETNPFPVLMPTIFSPPQTSPVSIHLTPLEAVVSQPASEQTLAMANLLGSPGNVQCPHCRRDVVTNIKQMPGKGAFTLCCILAFSGLVCGFCLVPFMIPDLWDVHHYCPHCGKHLHVHHKS from the exons ATGCGTCCTGTTTCCTGTCGAGGTGAATCTGTTCcttatgtttgtattttgagTTTTCCATgtgccttgtttgcctttttttattttttgagtaTATCCCGCACACCCGCCTACCTGACAACAACACATTGCATTGTTATTGGAAGAGTCAGTCGTATCATCATTGGA CCATCACTGCCAACTTGCACGTCGCAACCTCGCAGTCCAGCTCGCGTCTTTGTTCAAG ATACGCTGATGGACCCTCCGACGTACGACGAGGCCACATCGCCGTCTTCTGCTGTTGCTGTGGAAGGGTGTGACGTTTGCCCTCCGCCTTCTTATTACGCTTCCATTTCCCACTCTGTAAACCCGCCTCCCTACCAAGAGACCA ATCCGTTTCCTGTCTTGATGCCAACTATCTTCAGTCCCCCGCAGACTTCTCCAGTCAGCATTCATCTAACCCCGTTGG AAGCCGTGGTGTCCCAGCCGGCATCAGAACAAACTTTGGCGATGGCCAACCTGCTCGGTTCTCCGGGCAACGTTCAGTGTCCACACTGCCGCCGCGACGTCGTCacaaacatcaaacaaatgccCGGAAAGGGTGCCTTCACCTTGTGCTGCATCCTGGCTTTTTCTGG attggTTTGTGGCTTCTGCCTGGTTCCTTTCATGATTCCagacctgtgggatgttcatcACTACTGTCCTCACTGTGGAAAACATTTACACGTCCACCATAAATCTTGA